One stretch of Filifactor alocis ATCC 35896 DNA includes these proteins:
- a CDS encoding DHH family phosphoesterase — translation MKIEWKIYRAYLISMAFFAVIFLQYNYYVSLLAVFWLITLFFWNKKELQKQNIEWTQYIETLSLNMDYSTKQAITNLPIPLCMCKVDGVITWYNKKFSDIAMKKGLLGTNINKIFEQIDLSDVALTGERETTFLDVDSRKYRIVYYVVKTSKKDSGMVMLYFIDETKYEDLAQEYQNTKTGIILIQVDSFDEVLDNVEDSNRPVLEATVEQKLKVWAENYGATIVKINKDHYFVLVDEQNLQAMEDNKFSILDEIRSIDVGNTLPVTLSLGISGRADTISQTHDIASSALDMALGRGGDQCVIKRNDRFTFYGGKSKAIEKKTRVKARMISYALKDLIHASDRVLIMGHTYPDLDALGAALGTFGICRILGKTANIVLENSNTSIDILYEKIKQDDSMGTVFVNHERAKRICQNQDRVLVVVVDTHKPMLTEYPDLIHLCDRVVLIDHHRRGVEFIDDAVLVYHETYASSASEMVTEVIQYIADKPKLRTLEAEALLAGIMLDTKNFSFKTGVRTFEAAAFLRKCGADTVEVKSFFQGDVDSYMRIAEIVKNAKIIDGRIAISYCDERLSDSKLIAAKVADELLNIKGVISSFVITKNDSDVIQISARSFGKMNVQIIMEKLGGGGHMDTAATQLQDVTLEEAMDRLEDSVMEYLNEEENTK, via the coding sequence ATGAAAATAGAATGGAAGATTTATAGAGCTTATTTAATTTCTATGGCTTTTTTTGCGGTTATATTTTTGCAGTATAACTACTATGTTTCATTATTAGCAGTGTTTTGGCTTATTACCCTCTTTTTTTGGAATAAGAAGGAGTTACAGAAACAGAATATAGAATGGACTCAATATATCGAAACTCTTTCTTTGAATATGGATTATAGCACGAAACAAGCTATTACAAATTTACCGATTCCGCTTTGTATGTGTAAGGTAGATGGTGTTATTACATGGTACAATAAGAAATTTTCTGATATTGCGATGAAAAAGGGTCTGTTAGGCACAAATATCAATAAGATTTTTGAACAAATTGATTTATCTGATGTTGCGCTTACCGGAGAGAGAGAAACTACTTTCTTAGATGTGGATTCTCGTAAATACAGAATTGTATATTATGTGGTAAAAACATCTAAAAAAGATAGCGGCATGGTGATGTTATATTTTATTGATGAGACAAAATATGAAGATTTGGCACAAGAATATCAAAATACAAAAACAGGAATTATTTTAATTCAGGTAGATAGTTTTGATGAAGTGTTGGATAATGTAGAAGACTCTAACAGACCTGTTTTGGAGGCTACAGTAGAGCAAAAACTTAAGGTATGGGCTGAAAATTATGGAGCAACAATTGTAAAGATAAATAAAGATCATTATTTTGTATTAGTGGATGAACAAAATTTACAGGCGATGGAAGATAATAAATTTTCTATTTTAGATGAAATTCGTTCGATTGATGTAGGAAATACCTTACCTGTAACACTTTCTTTGGGGATTTCAGGAAGAGCAGATACAATTTCTCAGACACATGATATTGCAAGTTCTGCTTTGGATATGGCGCTTGGTCGCGGAGGAGATCAATGTGTGATTAAGAGAAATGACAGATTTACATTTTACGGTGGAAAGTCCAAGGCTATCGAAAAGAAGACAAGGGTAAAAGCAAGAATGATTTCTTATGCACTCAAAGATTTGATACATGCATCTGATCGAGTGTTGATTATGGGACATACTTATCCTGATTTGGATGCTTTGGGAGCAGCACTGGGAACATTTGGGATTTGTAGAATTCTTGGAAAGACTGCAAACATTGTATTGGAAAATTCAAATACTTCTATTGATATTTTATATGAAAAAATCAAACAAGACGATTCTATGGGAACTGTATTTGTGAATCACGAAAGAGCTAAAAGGATTTGTCAAAATCAGGATAGAGTGCTTGTTGTAGTTGTAGATACACATAAACCGATGTTGACGGAATATCCTGACTTGATTCATCTTTGTGATCGGGTAGTTTTGATTGACCATCACAGAAGAGGTGTAGAATTTATTGATGATGCGGTGTTGGTTTATCATGAAACTTATGCATCTTCCGCTTCCGAAATGGTGACAGAAGTGATTCAATATATTGCGGATAAGCCGAAATTACGCACATTAGAAGCAGAGGCTCTTTTGGCGGGGATTATGTTAGATACAAAGAATTTTTCTTTTAAGACAGGAGTCAGAACGTTTGAGGCGGCGGCATTTTTGAGAAAATGCGGTGCTGATACCGTAGAGGTAAAATCTTTCTTTCAAGGAGATGTGGATAGCTATATGAGGATTGCGGAAATTGTCAAAAATGCAAAAATCATCGACGGTAGAATTGCAATCTCCTATTGTGACGAAAGATTATCGGATTCTAAATTGATTGCAGCGAAAGTAGCAGATGAATTGCTGAATATCAAAGGTGTGATTTCTTCTTTTGTAATTACCAAAAATGATTCAGATGTGATTCAGATTAGTGCTCGTTCTTTCGGTAAGATGAATGTACAAATTATTATGGAAAAACTTGGTGGCGGTGGACATATGGATACCGCAGCAACACAACTCCAAGATGTTACATTGGAAGAAGCGATGGATCGTTTGGAAGATAGCGTGATGGAATATTTGAATGAGGAGGAGAATACAAAATGA
- a CDS encoding DUF2232 domain-containing protein has protein sequence MSEKNNKNVQLYVFRMMKLFLIGTLLILISVFFSGLHISIMLLPTVVLLSTVSGGMIYGLIFFILLTGFSFLLQPIVVSDSIYQIVGLFSVMGLLMGEGIRRGFSSDKVIFLTTFFTVSVVAIFSFAYYRITGIRLTDGLVLEYKTLFETNPELLYQIRDSFDISEEMIIPELLNKMRLFLPIVTFVGLLFTSSINYFLGTFFLNRNVKSQKYPVFTEFYLPGHANFGIGLIFLTGYLFGKIQIDYSYNISVTMVYLAVILLYLQGTASVLYWCRKKFSILFGNMMWILSCVFVPWVIIFIGFFDTMFHLRKPDTGGVK, from the coding sequence GTGTCAGAGAAAAATAATAAAAATGTACAACTATATGTTTTTCGTATGATGAAGTTGTTTCTGATTGGGACGTTGCTAATTTTGATATCTGTATTTTTCAGTGGATTGCATATCAGCATTATGTTGTTGCCTACGGTGGTATTACTTTCAACTGTGTCCGGCGGTATGATATATGGATTGATTTTTTTTATCTTATTGACTGGTTTTTCATTTCTGTTACAACCTATTGTTGTATCTGATTCAATTTATCAGATAGTAGGACTGTTTTCTGTAATGGGGTTGTTGATGGGAGAAGGGATTAGAAGAGGTTTTTCGTCAGATAAAGTTATTTTTCTTACTACTTTTTTCACTGTATCGGTTGTTGCTATTTTTAGTTTTGCTTATTATCGGATTACAGGAATTCGATTGACAGACGGTTTGGTTTTGGAATATAAAACGTTATTTGAAACGAATCCTGAACTTTTGTATCAAATTAGAGATTCTTTCGATATATCTGAAGAGATGATTATTCCTGAATTGTTGAATAAAATGAGATTATTCTTGCCGATAGTGACTTTTGTGGGTCTTTTGTTTACTTCTTCCATAAATTATTTTTTGGGAACTTTTTTCTTGAATCGTAATGTAAAATCACAAAAATATCCTGTTTTTACGGAATTTTATTTACCGGGGCATGCTAATTTTGGGATAGGATTGATCTTTTTGACAGGTTATCTTTTTGGAAAAATACAAATTGATTATTCATATAATATATCTGTAACCATGGTGTATCTTGCGGTGATTTTATTGTATTTACAAGGAACAGCGAGTGTTTTGTACTGGTGTAGAAAAAAATTCAGTATTCTTTTTGGAAACATGATGTGGATATTATCTTGTGTCTTTGTGCCATGGGTTATTATATTTATCGGTTTTTTTGATACCATGTTTCACCTTAGAAAACCGGATACAGGAGGTGTAAAATGA
- the rplI gene encoding 50S ribosomal protein L9 — translation MKVILLKDVKGTGKAGELKEVSDGYAKNFLFKKNLAIEGTKGNVNDLNQKKAAKEHGDKVAEAEAKEVKEQLKQKGIVMKAKAGEGKLFGSITSKDISDQIKKELNIDVDKRKIMLKEPIKELGTTVVEIKLHSRVTAELRVTIEALN, via the coding sequence ATGAAAGTAATTTTGCTAAAAGATGTAAAGGGAACCGGAAAAGCCGGAGAATTGAAAGAAGTGAGCGACGGTTATGCGAAAAATTTCTTGTTTAAGAAGAATTTGGCAATAGAAGGAACAAAAGGAAATGTAAATGACTTGAATCAAAAGAAAGCTGCAAAAGAACATGGTGACAAAGTTGCAGAGGCAGAAGCAAAAGAAGTGAAAGAACAATTGAAACAAAAAGGAATTGTAATGAAAGCAAAGGCCGGAGAAGGGAAATTGTTCGGTTCTATCACATCAAAAGATATTTCTGATCAAATCAAAAAAGAGTTAAATATTGATGTTGATAAAAGAAAAATTATGTTGAAAGAGCCAATTAAAGAATTGGGAACAACTGTGGTAGAAATCAAATTACATTCCAGAGTAACAGCAGAATTGAGAGTAACGATTGAAGCATTAAATTAA